A genomic region of Gossypium hirsutum isolate 1008001.06 chromosome D01, Gossypium_hirsutum_v2.1, whole genome shotgun sequence contains the following coding sequences:
- the LOC107922081 gene encoding cysteine proteinase RD21A: MLLRCTFINLFFQVSHWVTTIHLLFSFISLLSLAFLLPHTFKILFLFSFFFFSDKMGSQGSVMAMLLLMMFTLSSASDMSIISYDETHPDKSTSSWRTDDEVMAMYEEWLVKHGKTYNGLGEKERRFQIFKDNLRFIDEHNADESQSFNVGLNRFADLTNEEYRAIYLGIKKPNRKVSKASDRYSALLGEKLPDSVDWREKGAVAEVKDQGSCGSCWAFSTIAAVEGINQIVTGELLSLSEQELVDCDTSYNEGCNGGLMDYAFEFIIKNGGIDTEEDYPYTAHDGTCDPYRKNAKVVSINDYEDVPVNDEKALKKAVANQPVSVAIEAGGRSFQLYQSGIFDGKCGTQLDHGVTAVGYGTEKGKDYWIVKNSWGSSWGEAGYLRMARNVANTVTGKCGIAMEASYPIKTGENPPNPGPSPPSPIKPPTVCDSYYSCPESNTCCCIYEYYNYCFAWGCCPLEAATCCEDRYSCCPHDYPVCNIHEGTCLMSKGNPLAVKALKRTPAKPFWAH; encoded by the exons ATGCTTCTCCGctgtacttttattaatttatttttccaaGTTTCACATTGGGTTACTACTATTcatcttcttttttcctttataAGCCTACTGTCTCTCGCCTTTCTTCTCCCCCACACATTCAAAATCCTATtccttttctcctttttctttttctcagaCAAGATGGGTTCTCAGGGATCGGTTATGGCGATGCTTTTGCTGATGATGTTCACTTTATCATCAGCTTCCGACATGTCCATTATATCCTACGATGAAACACATCCCGACAAGTCAACGTCTAGTTGGAGAACAGACGACGAAGTTATGGCCATGTACGAGGAGTGGCTTGTAAAGCATGGAAAAACATACAACGGTTTGGGTGAGAAAGAGAGGAGGTTCCAGATTTTTAAGGATAACCTTAGGTTCATCGATGAACATAACGCCGATGAGAGTCAGAGTTTTAATGTTGGTTTGAACCGCTTTGCTGATCTTACCAACGAGGAGTACCGAGCCATCTACCTGGGAATCAAGAAACCCAACCGGAAAGTTTCCAAGGCCAGTGACCGATACTCCGCGCTTCTCGGCGAAAAGTTGCCCGATTCCGTTGATTGGAGGGAAAAAGGGGCTGTCGCTGAAGTCAAAGATCAAGGAAGTTGCG GGAGTTGCTGGGCTTTCTCGACTATTGCTGCTGTGGAAGGGATAAACCAGATTGTTACAGGCGAACTCCTTTCACTATCTGAGCAGGAGTTGGTGGATTGTGATACATCTTACAATGAAGGTTGCAATGGGGGTCTCATGGATTATGCCTTTGAATTCATCATCAAAAATGGTGGCATTGACACCGAAGAAGATTACCCTTACACTGCTCATGACGGTACATGTGACCCATACCGG AAAAATGCTAAAGTTGTTTCGATCAATGATTATGAGGATGTTCCGGTAAATGACGAGAAAGCATTGAAAAAGGCAGTCGCGAATCAACCGGTGAGCGTTGCCATTGAGGCAGGAGGAAGGAGTTTCCAGTTATATCAATCA GGTATATTTGATGGAAAATGTGGAACACAACTAGACCACGGTGTCACTGCTGTTGGATATGGCACAGAGAAAGGTAAAGACTATTGGATTGTAAAGAACTCATGGGGAAGCAGCTGGGGAGAAGCAGGCTATCTCAGGATGGCAAGGAATGTGGCCAATACCGTAACTGGCAAATGTGGGATCGCGATGGAAGCCTCTTATCCGATCAAAACAGGTGAAAATCCCCCCAATCCCGGACCGTCTCCACCATCTCCTATAAAACCTCCGACCGTGTGCGATAGTTATTATTCCTGTCCCGAGAGCAATACCTGCTGCTGCATATACGAGTACTATAACTACTGCTTTGCTTGGGGATGCTGCCCACTCGAGGCTGCCACTTGCTGCGAAGATCGCTACAGCTGCTGCCCTCATGACTACCCTGTGTGCAACATACATGAAGGCACCTGCTTGATG AGCAAGGGCAATCCTTTGGCAGTGAAGGCACTGAAGCGCACTCCGGCTAAACCGTTCTGGGCACATTGA